The following is a genomic window from Globicephala melas chromosome 6, mGloMel1.2, whole genome shotgun sequence.
GGCCCCTGGAGCACACGAGACACGTTCCTGCCCCCTGGGTCCTCGAGCTTCAGGGAGACAGGCAGGCATGTGCACGTGGGTTTGGATGGGACGGCACCGGCTGCCCCTCAACACCGTCTTCGGTGTTGAGGCTCGAGGCCCTCGTGTCCTGCCCATGCCCTGAACAGGCATCCTCCCCAGGTGGTCGGGTAAGATGGGACCCTGTTCACAGGGACTTTTGGATGCCCCCTCATTCGTGGGACCTTCCTTGGCAACACTTGTGTTCCTGGGATGAGgtgtggcccctgcttgccaggACCCCACCCCGTGCCTCCTGGTGTACGTGACCACCCCAGGACCCTGTCTGCCCTCAAGGGTCCAGGCAGCAGGGTCTGGTGGGGTCAGAACAGGATGGCCTCGTGTGGATGGATGCATCGTGCCAGTCCATGTCCTACAGTAGCACATGGGGGCAGGAAGACTGGTCCCACAGGCCCGCTCAGCATCTTTCGGGGGGGGCATGCGAGGTGGAGGTCCCTGATGTTTTCTGGAAGGGTTCACAGTTTGGAAGGGGCAAGGAGCTGAATGCCAGTTTGAAACCAACTGACAGGCATTGGTTTAGTTTGCAAACATGAAGTATGGGCATGCAAATTCACAGGCAGGTAAATTGAGGGGTCCCCCCAAGACTTTCCCCCCACAAGACACCTCCCTCGGTGTGCGTGGGTGAGATTTCCCGAACTCCTCTGGAGATGGCCGGGCCTGTCGCTCGGCGCTCCAGGGAGGCCGGAGTGGGCAGCCAAGACCCTCGAGATCAGCACAGTGTGAGAAGGCTCAATGGCTGTGGACGGGAGCTCTGGAATGTGAGCTGGGCCTCCCCAAGGCGGAGGGTCCACACCGCCCTTCAAAAGCGGGCCGTCTGGGGAGGGCAACACGGGCAGGGCAACGAGGGACACGCGAGGAGGCCCTGTTCTCTCGCCCTTGACTCGGGCTGGGTGGAGGGGAGCAGCCCTGGAGGGCAGGCACCCCCGagcacccctaccccaccccattccccagGGTGGCCTGCCTGGCCCTGGCCATCCTCTGTCCCCTGAGGATCCCCCTGGAACCTGCACCAGACACAGGCCGGTGAAGACCAGCAGGGGCAATGAGAGTGCGTTTCGGTTCCTGGCTGTGCTGCCGGTCCTGGGGATGCTGGGAGCGGGGTGGACAGGGGTGGCCGCACTGAGCAGGTGACTCGGCGGATGAGGGGACACAGACGAGCTGGGCGGTTTCAGGTACACGAGGACCTGAAGGGAGGCACAGGCTGACGGAGCCCAGAGCCCGGATGGGCCAGCCCGGGGGGGCACTTCCAGAAGGGCTCAGGTAAAAGGAGGGggggcagagcacgggctttcaCCCTAGTCGGGGGTCAGCCAGCCCCAACAGACATCACAGCAGGCACAGTAGATATGACAGCCTCACGGCCTCCTCTAGATACAGATGCATCCTCCCTGCAGGAGGGGACCTCCAAGTTTGCCAACCTGGAGATAAACACCGAGAGGCCAGAAGCCCCGGAGGCCTGGAGAGCAAGGGCCTGAGCCCTCCCCTCCTGCTGCCGCGGTGACGACTTGCCCATTAGCCCTGACCTTTCCTGGGGTCTGGCAGGGTCGTTCCCTGAGTGGTTGGCGTCCCAGGGGCCTGGAAGAGCCGGGTTCAGGGGGGGATTTGGGGCCAGGGTGGCTGAGGGCAGGTGCATCACACCACCAACTCGGGCCAGAACAGGCTCGCGGTGAGTGTAGGCGTGCAGGGGTCTCTAGAATCGGGCCTGCAGGTGGCTGGGGCCAGATGCCACCTGGGGCCACTGCCCAGGGTCCAGCCCAGGACTTTGCCTCCAGTGGCCAGTCCCAACCCAAGGAGCTGGGCTCCTCCCTTCACCCACCAGTGctcccaggcctggccctggccACGTGCAAAGCCAATTCTTTCTATACCGTTGCATCTCAACATACGAGCCTGAATATTCTCACACTGTTTTTGACCTGTCCCTCCCTTGTCCAAAAATCAGCCCGTGTATGAAAATGAGTCAGCCCTGAACCTGTATGAGACCTGCAAGGTGCGGACCGTGAAGGCAGGCACGCTGGAGAAGCTGGTGGAGCACCTGGTGCCCGCCTTCCAGGGCAGCGACCTCTCCTATGTCACCATCTTCCTGTGTACCTACCGAGCCTTCACCACCACCCAGCGGGTCCTGGACCTGCTGTTCCAAAGGTGAGCGCCCTGCCCACCCACTGGCTGTGTGTCTTGGGAATGTcgctttacctctctgagcctcagtttgctcacgtGAAGGCCGGGCTGCCAGGACAGTCGGATAAGCATGGACAGTGCGACCCCGCGCCCAGCCCTGTGGAAAGGGCTGCTGAGGGCTGGGGCGGTTTTAATTAAGGTTTTCCTCTGCCCCATGGAGAAGCTCTCTGCTTCCAGCCCCTGGGCAGAACAGTTTTCCCATTTGGAGAGGAGGTTCCAGATTCTGTCTCAGGGGTCCTTCCTGGGAGtagccagggcagggctggctgggggcCGGCTGAGGGCCCAGGCCCACTCAGGTGTCTGCAAGGTGCTGGTTGGGCTCATTCGTTCAGCAAATACATACGaagcgcctactgtgtgcaggcacTTTTCTAGGCACTTGGCTTTATTCAGTGAACGGTGCAGACAAAAATCCCCGCCCTCCCGGGCTTCCATCCTAGCCGGAGGGTCAGCCAGTAACACTAGACGTCATAGCAGGTACGGTAGATGTGACGCCCTCACGGCCTCCTCTAGATACGGGTGCATCCTCCCTTATTCCAGCGAGGATGGCGGACCTCAGGACCAACTGAAAAAGTGAGTAGACTTTGGGtctgatgggaggggctgggcagAACCCTGGCTGCCACTCATCTTGTGATTCCCGCTGGAGGGCTGAGGTCTGGCTGCAGGAGGAAAGGAGTCAGAGAGTTGTGGCTGGGGTCCCATGTccccagggagcagaggggaggctgggggctcAGAGCCGGCCCCTGAGAGCTCCCATCCCCTCAGATCCGGGGCCCACGACAGGAGGTGTGGGGGGCAAGCTGCTGACACGTCAGCCTCGCAGCCCAGTGTGAGTGCTCAGCTGGGGCTCACGGGAGCGCAGTCAGGGTCAGGGGGCCGGCTACGTCCCCACCACCAAGAATGGCGTCCCTGGGAGGACGAGACCCGCACTCCGGCGCACAGACCAAGGCAGCCATCGGTGCGCGAGCTTCCGGTTCAGGTGCGCGAGGCCCGTGAAGGCCGGACAGGGGCGCACTCTGCTTGtcgcctcctccctcccctgtttATGCAGCGCCTACTGTGTGCGGCCAGGCCAGCGCGATGGACAGAGCGGGCGCGGCCCTCCCCGCCCTCCTGCAGTTTCCTTCCCAGTGGAGAGGGcccggggggctgggggcagacaGGAGAGAGTCAGGCTCCCCCGAGGAAGGGAGAAGTGGTCACCAGGGACGGAGGGCCCCTTCCTACCAGGCCTGCCGACCAGGCCTGCCCCCGCCTGGCAGCCCAGTGCGGTGGGGCAGGGGCGGGCCCAGAAGCCCAGCCCCCACGGGGGAGCCAGGGGAGGGCCGCGTGGAAGGAAAGGCCAGGCCCCTGACTGCTGCCCACCCGCACGCCTGCCCCCAGTGCCGTCTCCTCCATCCTGGGCACCTGGCTGGACCAGTACTCCGAGGACTTCTGTCAGCCCCCAGACTTCCCGTGCCTCAAGCAGCTGGTGGCCTACGTGCAGCTCAACATGCCCGGCTCCGACCTGGAGCGCCGTGCCCACCTTCTCCTGGCCCAGCTGGAGCGCACAGAGCTCACCAAGGCAGAGCCGGAGGGTGAGGAGCGGGGTTGGTGCTGGACACGCAGGAGCCCCCGGGGCTGCCTCGGACCGCCCACGTGGGGACCGCTGGGGGGGAGACGTCCTGTCTCAGATCCTGGCTGGAGCCTCTGTAAAAGGCCGCGGGCTGTTTCCTTTGCTTGCAAAGGCACGTGTGTGGGGCAGGCACGTGGATCTCCTCCTGCACCTTCACTGCCATCTCAGGATCTAGAACTGGCTCCAGCACCAGCCCCTGTGCAATCTGAAGACCTAGATCCAGCTGCAGAAGCAGCAACAGAACTAAAGCCAGATCCAGAGCTGGAGGCGTTTCCATCAGTGGCTGGAGGGACACCTTGAGCGGCGGCACCAGAGTGGGAGCCAACATCACAATCAGTTGCATCAGCACCTCTGCCTCCAGGGCCCGCGGCTGCACCTGCTCCGGAGGAGACCCAGAGCCGGCTCGGCACCCACTACCCCTGTGGGGAGAACGAGCTCCTGACCCACTTCTacccgctccccccacccccgaacttcccttcccctcccctgttACTGTTTCtgatttggtttttaattttatgttttcatttcacattATTTGTGGTGTCTTTTACGTCTTCATATAaccaagtttaattttttaaatttgaaattgtgCATTTCAGGAGCATCGAGTATATTCACAGTTCTGTGCAACCTTCCCCAGGGTCTCGGGCAGACTGTTTCACTCCCCAGAAGGAATCCCTGAGCCAAAGCGCTCAttccccattcctctctcccccagcccccgacAACCtgtaatctgctttctgtctctgtgtctttaCCTGTTCTAGatgtttcctataaatggaattatacaaggTGGCTTTCTGTGTAGGCCACATATTTTAAGAGGGGagtagttaatttttgttttctttttttacttcaaaatagcatttttattatatgaaagGGAAAtgccagatggattaaagatggGATGTACAAATTGAAGTCTTTTTTGTAAATAGGTGTGCAGTCTCAGGGTAGAGACCCCTGTTCTGAGTCTGGCCCCAGAGCCAGAAGCCAGAAGGAAAACGCCTGGCTCTTCCCATGGCcaaacagaaacaagaaacatgtaGAAAGCTGGGGAGACAAACCACAAACTGGAGCAGCCCTCCTCACACCCCAGGGCCAGAGAGAGGTTTGACGCCCCTGTGGTCCCCCAGATCTTGA
Proteins encoded in this region:
- the LOC132597440 gene encoding ral guanine nucleotide dissociation stimulator-like isoform X1 → MVLSTFPVIPGFGSLLLGTLHSSCPPRAPLQTRGPSRLTGQVACLERTRRKTSRPWSPKSLLLPQDESLPVYENESALNLYETCKVRTVKAGTLEKLVEHLVPAFQGSDLSYVTIFLCTYRAFTTTQRVLDLLFQSRYGRCDALTASSRYGCILPYSSEDGGPQDQLKNAVSSILGTWLDQYSEDFCQPPDFPCLKQLVAYVQLNMPGSDLERRAHLLLAQLERTELTKAEPEGEERGWCWTRRSPRGCLGPPTWGPLGGRRPVSDPGWSLCKRPRAVSFACKGTCVGQARGSPPAPSLPSQDLELAPAPAPVQSEDLDPAAEAATELKPDPELEAFPSVAGGTP
- the LOC132597440 gene encoding ral guanine nucleotide dissociation stimulator-like isoform X3, whose product is MVLSTFPVIPGFGSLLLGTLHSSCPPRAPLQTRGPSRLTGQVACLERTRRKTSRPWSPKSLLLPQDESLPVYENESALNLYETCKVRTVKAGTLEKLVEHLVPAFQGSDLSYVTIFLCTYRAFTTTQRVLDLLFQRYGCILPYSSEDGGPQDQLKNAVSSILGTWLDQYSEDFCQPPDFPCLKQLVAYVQLNMPGSDLERRAHLLLAQLERTELTKAEPEGEERGWCWTRRSPRGCLGPPTWGPLGGRRPVSDPGWSLCKRPRAVSFACKGTCVGQARGSPPAPSLPSQDLELAPAPAPVQSEDLDPAAEAATELKPDPELEAFPSVAGGTP
- the LOC132597440 gene encoding ral guanine nucleotide dissociation stimulator-like isoform X2, with protein sequence MVLSTFPVIPGFGSLLLGTLHSSCPPRAPLQTRGPSRLTGQVACLERTRRKTSRPWSPKSLLLPQDESLPVYENESALNLYETCKVRTVKAGTLEKLVEHLVPAFQGSDLSYVTIFLCTYRAFTTTQRVLDLLFQRYGRCDALTASSRYGCILPYSSEDGGPQDQLKNAVSSILGTWLDQYSEDFCQPPDFPCLKQLVAYVQLNMPGSDLERRAHLLLAQLERTELTKAEPEGEERGWCWTRRSPRGCLGPPTWGPLGGRRPVSDPGWSLCKRPRAVSFACKGTCVGQARGSPPAPSLPSQDLELAPAPAPVQSEDLDPAAEAATELKPDPELEAFPSVAGGTP
- the LOC132597440 gene encoding ral guanine nucleotide dissociation stimulator-like isoform X4, producing the protein MVLSTFPVIPGFGSLLLGTLHSSCPPRAPLQTRGPSRLTGQVACLERTRRKTSRPWSPKSLLLPQDESLPVYENESALNLYETCKVRTVKAGTLEKLVEHLVPAFQGSDLSYVTIFLCTYRAFTTTQRVLDLLFQSRYGRCDALTASSRYGCILPYSSEDGGPQDQLKNAVSSILGTWLDQYSEDFCQPPDFPCLKQLVAYVQLNMPGSDLERRAHLLLAQLERTELTKAEPEGTCVGQARGSPPAPSLPSQDLELAPAPAPVQSEDLDPAAEAATELKPDPELEAFPSVAGGTP